A region from the Campylobacter subantarcticus LMG 24377 genome encodes:
- a CDS encoding fumarate reductase cytochrome b subunit has translation MSQLIEGFLGKSIDGKKSKIPAKLDYIQSATGLILGLFMWAHMFFVSTILVSDDFFDSVVHFLELKFIIDSPMMSYITSFLAACVLVIFFVHAGLAMRKFPINFRQYQLCRTHLKYMNHGDSSLWWVQAATGFVMFFLGSAHLIFIITNADKISADMSGDRVVSHFMWLFYIALLICVELHGSIGLYRLCVKWGWFEGKDAKESRKKLKKAKWFISIFFLVLGVLSLAAFAKIGFNNYQNNSVAQIVKTYDGAKYEHTI, from the coding sequence ATGAGCCAACTCATTGAAGGCTTTTTAGGCAAGAGTATTGATGGTAAAAAAAGTAAAATACCAGCAAAACTTGACTATATTCAAAGTGCAACAGGCTTGATCTTAGGCTTGTTTATGTGGGCACATATGTTTTTCGTTTCTACTATTTTGGTTAGTGATGATTTTTTTGATTCAGTAGTTCACTTTTTAGAGCTAAAATTTATCATTGATAGCCCTATGATGAGCTACATCACTTCTTTCTTAGCTGCCTGTGTTTTGGTGATTTTCTTTGTACATGCTGGCCTTGCAATGAGAAAATTCCCTATTAATTTCAGACAATACCAACTTTGTAGAACGCACTTAAAATATATGAATCATGGTGATTCTTCTTTATGGTGGGTTCAAGCTGCAACTGGTTTTGTAATGTTTTTCTTAGGTTCTGCACACTTAATTTTTATCATTACTAATGCAGATAAAATCAGTGCTGATATGTCAGGCGATAGAGTAGTGAGCCATTTTATGTGGTTATTTTATATTGCCTTATTAATCTGTGTTGAGTTGCATGGAAGTATTGGTTTATATAGATTATGTGTAAAATGGGGTTGGTTTGAAGGTAAAGATGCAAAAGAAAGTCGTAAAAAACTTAAAAAAGCAAAATGGTTTATTAGTATTTTCTTCTTAGTTTTAGGTGTATTAAGCTTAGCTGCTTTTGCAAAAATAGGCTTTAATAATTACCAAAACAATTCTGTAGCACAAATAGTAAAAACTTATGATGGAGCTAAATATGAACATACAATATAG
- a CDS encoding fumarate reductase flavoprotein subunit — protein MNIQYSDALVIGGGLAGLRAAIEVAKSGQSVTLLSICPVKRSHSAAVQGGMQASLGNSVKGEGDNEDVHFADTVKGSDWGCDQEVARMFAQTAPKAVRELAAWGVPWTRVTKGPRTVVINAQKTTIEEKEEAHGLINARDFGGTKKWRTCYIADATGHCMLYGVANEAIKHQVKIIDRMEAVRLIHDGKKCLGAIARDLTNGELIAYVARGTMIATGGYGRIYKQTTNAVICEGTGAAIALETGLCRLSNMEAVQFHPTPIVPSGILLTEGCRGDGGILRDVDGYRFMPDYEPEKKELASRDVVSRRMMEHIRKGKGVKSPYGDHLWLDISILGRAHVEKNLRDVQDICKTFNGIDPADEGPKGWAPVLPMQHYSMGGIRTKPTGESQWLNGLFACGEAACWDMHGFNRLGGNSCSETVVAGMIVGDYFAQYCKENGNDIDTNIVKSFLSKEYDYLKSLVSKEGKHDVFEIKNRMKDIMWEKVAIFRTGQGLEEAIKELEELYQKSLDLKVHDKELKCANPELEEAYRVPRMLKIALCVAYGALLRTESRGAHYREDYPKRDDLNWMKRTNTYWVEGESMPRVEYEDLDIMKMEIPPAFRGYGAKGNIIENPLSEKRQAEVDAIREKMEAEGKGRYEIQHALMPYELQAKFKAPNQRIGVDYE, from the coding sequence ATGAACATACAATATAGTGATGCTTTAGTTATTGGTGGTGGTCTTGCTGGACTTAGAGCAGCAATTGAAGTTGCAAAAAGTGGTCAAAGTGTAACTTTGTTAAGTATTTGTCCGGTTAAAAGATCTCACTCAGCTGCTGTGCAAGGTGGTATGCAAGCAAGTTTAGGAAATAGTGTTAAGGGTGAGGGAGATAATGAAGATGTGCATTTTGCTGATACAGTAAAAGGGTCAGATTGGGGTTGTGATCAAGAAGTCGCAAGAATGTTTGCACAAACTGCTCCAAAAGCTGTGCGTGAGCTTGCTGCTTGGGGTGTGCCTTGGACTAGAGTTACAAAAGGACCTAGAACTGTTGTTATTAATGCTCAAAAAACTACTATTGAAGAAAAGGAAGAAGCACATGGTTTAATCAATGCAAGAGACTTTGGTGGCACTAAAAAATGGAGAACATGTTATATCGCTGATGCAACAGGGCATTGTATGTTATATGGTGTGGCAAATGAAGCGATTAAACATCAAGTTAAAATCATTGATAGAATGGAAGCAGTAAGATTAATTCATGATGGTAAAAAATGTTTAGGAGCTATTGCTAGAGATTTAACCAATGGAGAATTAATTGCTTATGTTGCTAGAGGAACTATGATTGCAACAGGTGGTTATGGTAGAATTTATAAACAAACTACAAATGCTGTTATTTGTGAAGGTACAGGAGCTGCTATTGCTTTAGAAACTGGACTTTGCAGACTTTCAAATATGGAAGCAGTGCAATTTCACCCAACTCCAATTGTACCAAGTGGTATCTTACTAACTGAAGGTTGTAGGGGTGATGGTGGTATCTTAAGAGATGTCGATGGTTATCGTTTCATGCCTGATTATGAACCTGAGAAGAAAGAACTTGCAAGTAGGGATGTTGTAAGTCGTAGAATGATGGAACATATTAGAAAAGGAAAAGGTGTAAAAAGCCCTTATGGAGATCATTTATGGCTTGATATTTCTATCCTTGGTCGTGCCCATGTTGAAAAAAATCTTCGTGATGTTCAAGATATTTGCAAGACATTTAACGGCATTGATCCTGCTGATGAAGGACCGAAAGGTTGGGCGCCAGTTTTACCTATGCAACATTACTCAATGGGTGGTATTAGAACTAAACCAACCGGTGAAAGTCAATGGCTAAATGGTCTTTTTGCATGTGGTGAAGCAGCATGCTGGGATATGCATGGATTTAACCGCTTGGGCGGAAATTCATGTTCAGAAACTGTTGTTGCAGGTATGATCGTAGGGGATTATTTTGCACAATATTGTAAAGAAAATGGTAATGATATTGATACAAATATCGTTAAGTCTTTCCTTTCTAAAGAGTATGATTACTTAAAATCTCTTGTAAGTAAAGAAGGAAAACATGATGTGTTTGAAATCAAAAATAGAATGAAAGATATTATGTGGGAAAAAGTAGCTATCTTTAGAACAGGTCAAGGTCTTGAAGAGGCGATTAAAGAGCTTGAAGAATTGTATCAAAAATCACTTGATCTAAAAGTACATGATAAAGAATTAAAATGTGCAAATCCAGAGCTTGAAGAAGCTTACAGGGTTCCAAGAATGCTAAAAATTGCTTTATGTGTTGCTTATGGTGCGCTTTTAAGAACAGAAAGCCGTGGGGCTCATTATAGAGAAGATTATCCAAAAAGAGATGACTTAAATTGGATGAAAAGAACAAATACTTACTGGGTAGAAGGTGAAAGTATGCCTAGAGTTGAGTATGAAGATCTTGATATTATGAAAATGGAAATCCCACCTGCATTTAGAGGTTATGGTGCTAAAGGAAATATCATTGAAAACCCATTAAGTGAAAAACGCCAAGCTGAAGTTGATGCGATCCGTGAAAAAATGGAAGCAGAAGGCAAAGGTAGATATGAAATTCAACATGCTTTAATGCCTTATGAATTACAAGCTAAATTCAAAGCACCAAATCAAAGAATAGGAGTTGATTATGAGTAG